One part of the Sorangiineae bacterium MSr11954 genome encodes these proteins:
- a CDS encoding DUF1565 domain-containing protein, giving the protein MTSRTFAALGTFAISAALAAFVAAGAGCGSSGATASTSPGGSRPGDPDGGPSDPGCDPGQRAECPIVTSPDGSDASPGTAARPVRTLKRALAMAKKGQTISLGDGAYDTANGERWPAKVGDGVILEATTAGKAILRGAPDVDGLVFEGAGAIRGITLGAFRTALSASAGTLHASNIRISGGGGVALGGSARAALSQITLDGILGAGVRLADQARLEMNHGTIRGTTDPPLDTDACANVGVRLGGSSTATVNDVTVTSLGSFGIVALDHAVATLSNSTLIRTPYPRACAKLVQIGVADHAALTVEGSSVSDETGIGAVVRDESGKLELRATKIVQSDIGIVSNGRLELQKSVVEECRTGGVHLGEKSYAIIAGSTIATSPGIRSAPDSTLLLRKSMVVSETGYSIRIENAHGDLGTAKEPGGNHIFGKEIGLVVDSKPSSTTLVQASGNSWRPKVQGSDVYGTYTAQLVEGPQITNDGNFSLSEGSAIQF; this is encoded by the coding sequence ATGACGTCACGCACCTTCGCCGCGTTGGGCACCTTCGCCATTTCTGCCGCGCTCGCTGCATTCGTTGCGGCGGGCGCAGGCTGCGGATCGAGCGGCGCCACCGCTTCCACATCGCCGGGCGGCTCGCGTCCCGGTGATCCCGATGGGGGCCCATCGGATCCGGGGTGCGATCCGGGCCAACGCGCCGAGTGCCCCATCGTCACGTCCCCCGATGGAAGCGATGCGAGCCCCGGCACCGCGGCGCGGCCCGTTCGAACGTTGAAACGGGCCCTGGCGATGGCGAAAAAGGGGCAGACCATCTCGCTGGGCGACGGCGCCTACGATACCGCGAACGGTGAGCGCTGGCCCGCAAAGGTCGGCGATGGAGTCATCCTCGAGGCCACCACCGCTGGCAAAGCCATTTTGCGTGGGGCGCCCGATGTGGATGGTCTCGTCTTCGAAGGAGCTGGCGCGATTCGCGGCATCACCCTCGGCGCCTTTCGCACCGCCCTCTCGGCGTCCGCCGGCACACTGCACGCTTCGAACATTCGCATCTCCGGCGGGGGCGGCGTTGCGCTCGGGGGGAGCGCGCGCGCCGCGCTGTCGCAAATCACGCTGGACGGCATCCTCGGCGCGGGCGTGCGGCTCGCCGACCAAGCGCGTCTCGAGATGAACCATGGAACGATCCGCGGGACGACCGACCCTCCGCTGGACACGGATGCATGTGCGAATGTCGGCGTGCGGCTGGGGGGTAGCTCCACGGCCACGGTGAACGACGTCACCGTCACGAGCTTGGGCAGCTTTGGAATCGTCGCCCTCGATCACGCCGTCGCCACCTTGAGCAACAGCACGTTGATCCGCACCCCATACCCGCGCGCCTGCGCGAAGTTGGTGCAGATCGGCGTCGCCGACCATGCCGCGCTCACCGTGGAAGGCAGCTCGGTGAGCGACGAAACGGGCATCGGCGCCGTCGTGCGCGACGAATCCGGCAAACTCGAGCTGCGAGCGACGAAGATCGTGCAGTCCGACATCGGCATCGTCAGCAACGGCCGGCTCGAGCTGCAGAAGAGCGTGGTGGAAGAGTGCCGAACGGGCGGCGTTCACCTGGGTGAAAAGAGCTACGCGATCATCGCCGGCTCGACCATCGCCACGTCACCCGGTATTCGAAGCGCGCCGGATTCGACCTTGCTGCTGCGAAAGAGCATGGTCGTGTCGGAGACGGGATATTCCATCCGCATCGAGAACGCGCATGGCGATTTGGGCACCGCCAAGGAGCCCGGGGGAAATCATATCTTCGGAAAAGAGATTGGGCTGGTGGTGGACAGCAAACCCTCGAGCACGACCCTCGTCCAAGCCTCGGGCAATTCATGGCGCCCCAAGGTGCAAGGCTCCGATGTGTATGGCACATATACTGCTCAGCTCGTCGAGGGCCCTCAGATCACGAACGACGGTAATTTTTCACTGAGCGAAGGCTCCGCGATTCAGTTCTAA
- a CDS encoding glycosyltransferase family 4 protein — protein sequence MKIAMVSPLFESVPPKLYGGTERVVSYLTEELVRQGHDVTLFAAGDSVTRARLQPMVERGLRLDPTCADSFAHHLIMLDQVIESAPEFDVIHFHIDYWHFPISRRVKLPALTTLHGRLDLPETVRVHEHFPDMPLVSISDAQRAPVAASNWRATIYHGLPRDLLRPHRRPGSYLAFLGRISPEKRPDRAIRIAQRAGVPLKIAAKVDKVDACYFEDKIRPLLNGPGVEFVGEIGESDKREFLGGAMALLFPIDWPEPFGLVMIEAMACGTPTIAWRCGSVPEIIGDGVTGYLVDDEDGAVAAVKRIHELDRLRVRQGFEQRFTVQRMAQDYLRVYASLDAVSERSLRVA from the coding sequence GTGAAGATCGCTATGGTTTCGCCGCTATTCGAAAGCGTACCGCCAAAGCTCTATGGTGGTACGGAGCGGGTCGTCTCGTATTTAACCGAAGAACTCGTCCGCCAAGGTCACGACGTGACCCTCTTCGCCGCGGGCGACTCCGTCACCCGCGCCCGCCTCCAGCCCATGGTCGAGCGGGGTCTTCGGCTGGATCCTACGTGCGCCGATTCGTTCGCGCACCACCTGATCATGCTCGACCAGGTGATCGAGTCGGCGCCCGAGTTCGACGTCATCCACTTCCATATCGACTATTGGCACTTCCCCATCTCGCGCCGCGTGAAGCTCCCGGCGCTGACCACCTTGCACGGCCGCCTCGATCTACCGGAGACGGTGCGCGTGCACGAGCATTTTCCGGACATGCCGCTCGTCTCCATCTCCGACGCGCAGCGGGCACCGGTCGCGGCGTCCAATTGGCGGGCCACCATTTACCACGGGCTGCCGCGCGATCTGCTCCGCCCGCACCGTCGCCCGGGCTCGTACCTGGCGTTCCTCGGGCGCATCTCGCCCGAAAAACGGCCGGACCGCGCCATTCGGATCGCGCAGCGCGCGGGGGTGCCGCTCAAGATCGCGGCCAAGGTCGACAAGGTGGACGCCTGCTACTTCGAAGATAAAATTCGCCCGCTTCTAAACGGACCAGGTGTCGAATTCGTCGGCGAAATTGGCGAGTCCGACAAACGTGAGTTCCTCGGCGGCGCGATGGCGCTTCTGTTTCCCATCGACTGGCCCGAGCCCTTCGGGTTGGTGATGATCGAAGCCATGGCGTGCGGGACGCCGACCATCGCCTGGCGGTGCGGCTCGGTCCCCGAGATCATCGGCGATGGAGTGACCGGCTACCTCGTGGACGACGAAGACGGTGCCGTGGCCGCCGTGAAACGGATCCACGAGCTCGACCGCCTCCGCGTTCGCCAGGGGTTCGAACAACGATTTACGGTCCAGCGCATGGCGCAGGATTACCTCCGGGTGTACGCTAGCCTCGACGCGGTGAGCGAGCGATCGCTTCGCGTCGCCTGA
- a CDS encoding amylo-alpha-1,6-glucosidase, producing METIRIEDRWYVLATSSRTDDRTRVLKSGETFAIFDRFGDIQPIGTGEQGVYHQGTRFLSQLELRLNGHRPMLLGSSVRQDNSLLGVDLTTPDCYEEGELTVLKGSVHAFRATLLADGTCHTRVRIANYGNKPVALRVALEFGADYADIFEVRGVRRPRRGEDFKPELRPDRVLLGYRGLDGVTRRTEIECDPVPARLGPNHVEYALALAPNERSEIHVAITCDPREPRPARASFVALRAEAERALQEAPAEGARVLTSNEQFNEWIHRSSADLAMLTLHNPERGYPYAGVPWYSTPFGRDGILTALEYLWVDPSLARGVLAYLAETQARDENPEQDAEPGKILHETRKGELAALGEIPFGRYYGTVDATPLFIVLAGAYYRRTGDIELVRAIWPNIERALGWIERYGDSDRDGFVEYRRKSAKGLAQQGWKDSEDSVFHRNGVSAEGSIALAEVQGYVYKAKLAAADLAEALGEGPRVSALRASAHALQERFERAFWCEDLGTYALALDGEKRPCRVRASNAGQVLWSGIASQEHAERTAATLLEPRSFSGWGIRTIAEGEARYNPMSYHNGSIWPHDNALIAKGFARYGLKEGSQAILGAMLDASLFMDLHRLPELFCGFTRRPGEGPTLYPVACSPQAWASASVFYVLQACLGMSFRVSASGIPRIRFDHPQLPASLARVEIRNLRVGGTTTDLLLHRHPRDVGVNVLHKEGDVEVAVVI from the coding sequence ATGGAGACCATACGCATCGAAGACCGATGGTACGTGCTCGCGACCTCCTCGCGGACGGACGATCGCACCCGCGTGCTGAAGAGCGGCGAGACCTTCGCCATCTTCGACCGATTCGGTGACATTCAGCCGATTGGAACCGGCGAGCAGGGCGTCTACCACCAGGGGACGCGCTTCTTGTCGCAGCTCGAGCTGCGGCTCAACGGGCACCGGCCCATGCTCTTGGGCTCGAGCGTGCGGCAAGACAATAGCCTGCTCGGCGTGGACCTCACCACCCCGGATTGCTACGAGGAAGGCGAGCTCACGGTGCTGAAAGGGAGCGTGCACGCGTTTCGCGCGACCTTGCTGGCCGATGGCACGTGCCATACCCGCGTGCGCATCGCCAATTATGGGAACAAGCCCGTCGCGCTGCGCGTGGCGCTCGAGTTCGGCGCCGACTACGCGGATATCTTCGAGGTGCGCGGTGTTCGCCGTCCACGCAGGGGGGAGGATTTCAAGCCCGAGCTGCGCCCGGACCGCGTCCTCTTGGGCTACCGCGGCCTCGACGGGGTCACGCGCCGCACCGAGATCGAATGCGATCCCGTGCCCGCGCGGCTGGGGCCCAACCACGTCGAGTACGCCTTGGCGCTGGCGCCCAACGAACGAAGCGAGATCCATGTGGCCATCACATGCGATCCGAGGGAGCCGCGGCCTGCGCGCGCGAGCTTCGTGGCGCTGCGCGCAGAGGCCGAGAGGGCCTTGCAGGAGGCCCCTGCCGAGGGGGCCAGGGTGCTCACGTCGAACGAGCAGTTCAACGAGTGGATCCATCGCTCCAGCGCCGATCTGGCCATGCTCACCTTGCACAACCCCGAGCGCGGCTACCCGTACGCTGGGGTGCCCTGGTACAGCACACCCTTCGGGCGCGACGGCATACTCACCGCACTCGAGTACCTATGGGTGGACCCTTCGCTCGCCCGGGGCGTGCTCGCTTACCTGGCGGAGACACAAGCGCGCGACGAAAATCCGGAGCAGGACGCGGAGCCGGGCAAGATCTTGCACGAGACGCGCAAAGGCGAGCTGGCCGCCCTCGGCGAAATCCCATTTGGCCGCTACTACGGAACGGTGGACGCGACGCCGCTCTTCATCGTGCTGGCCGGCGCGTATTACCGCCGTACGGGCGATATCGAGCTGGTGCGCGCCATTTGGCCGAACATCGAGCGCGCGCTCGGCTGGATCGAGCGCTATGGGGACTCCGACCGCGACGGCTTCGTCGAATACCGACGAAAGAGCGCCAAGGGGCTCGCGCAACAAGGTTGGAAAGACTCGGAGGACTCCGTATTTCATCGAAACGGCGTCTCCGCCGAGGGCTCGATCGCGCTCGCCGAGGTGCAAGGCTATGTCTACAAAGCCAAATTGGCGGCGGCGGACTTGGCCGAGGCGCTGGGGGAGGGCCCGCGCGTCTCGGCGTTGCGCGCGAGCGCGCACGCGCTGCAAGAGCGGTTCGAGCGCGCCTTCTGGTGCGAAGATTTGGGGACGTACGCCCTCGCCCTCGACGGCGAAAAGCGCCCTTGCCGGGTGCGCGCATCGAACGCGGGCCAGGTGCTCTGGAGCGGCATCGCGAGCCAAGAGCACGCCGAGCGCACCGCCGCGACATTGCTCGAGCCGAGGTCGTTCTCCGGCTGGGGGATCCGCACCATCGCGGAGGGCGAGGCCCGCTACAACCCCATGTCGTACCACAATGGTTCGATTTGGCCGCACGACAACGCCCTCATCGCCAAAGGCTTTGCGCGCTATGGCTTGAAAGAGGGGAGCCAAGCCATCCTCGGCGCCATGCTGGACGCGAGCCTCTTCATGGATCTTCACCGCCTCCCGGAGCTCTTTTGCGGGTTCACGCGTCGCCCCGGCGAGGGGCCCACTTTGTACCCGGTCGCGTGCTCGCCGCAAGCGTGGGCCAGCGCGAGCGTGTTTTACGTGCTCCAAGCGTGCCTTGGCATGTCGTTCCGCGTATCGGCGTCGGGGATCCCGCGGATCCGCTTCGATCATCCGCAGCTCCCCGCGTCGCTCGCGCGGGTCGAGATCCGCAATTTGCGGGTCGGTGGCACCACGACGGATCTCCTCCTTCACCGGCATCCGCGGGACGTGGGGGTCAATGTGTTGCACAAAGAGGGTGACGTGGAGGTGGCGGTCGTGATTTAG
- a CDS encoding YciI family protein codes for MKFLLLVYNDESLLNALPANETDGMMRTCLTHADELKDKGTLLDFQQLEAPSTAKSVRIRNNRRMVVDGPFTEAKEYLGGFNLIEADSLEEAIELAAQFPWARTGCIEVRPVRDISLVRKNLGV; via the coding sequence ATGAAATTCCTACTCCTGGTTTACAACGACGAATCCTTGTTGAACGCTCTGCCCGCCAATGAAACCGACGGGATGATGCGCACGTGCCTCACCCACGCGGACGAGCTCAAGGACAAAGGCACCTTGCTCGATTTTCAACAGCTGGAGGCGCCCTCCACGGCCAAGTCCGTTCGCATCCGCAACAACCGCCGAATGGTCGTCGATGGGCCGTTCACCGAGGCCAAGGAATACCTGGGCGGCTTCAATTTGATCGAGGCCGACAGCCTGGAGGAGGCCATCGAGCTCGCCGCGCAGTTCCCTTGGGCGCGCACCGGCTGTATCGAGGTTCGCCCCGTGCGCGATATTTCACTGGTGCGGAAAAATTTGGGTGTCTAG
- a CDS encoding MFS transporter — translation MQAAESKQEERGWGELVAGANAVRSVALAGGVALHAVNVFIATTILPSVVQDIGGLGYYAWNTTVFIVASVVAAATSAKLLRTLGPRGAYAAAAIVFMTGTTLCATATVMPMMLLGRAVQGTGGGFLLSLSYVMIRIVFEEALWPRAVALVSGMWGVATLIGPAVGGVFAQMHAWRWAFWSLLPVSALFACLAWFVMPSRPSDGPSAPSPVPLLQLVLLATSVLAVSIGSVDPRPLWNAAGLVGAAVLMLALIRIESRAEVRLLPRGALRASTPLGASYATMALLTALMNCDIFVPYFIQNLHGQSPLVAGYISALLAAGWTVGSVTSSSFTGARARAVVIAGPVLATVSMVALAVLIPTPSGGSWTVLFPICAALGLVGLGIGLGWPHILSSVLRSAPKEDQDVAAASITTIEMFATALGAAVAGMVTNLAGFTDPDGESGARHAGIALFITLGAAPLLAVATAVRVGRTSMIPSASSPSH, via the coding sequence ATGCAGGCGGCGGAGTCGAAGCAAGAAGAACGAGGCTGGGGCGAGCTCGTTGCAGGCGCGAACGCGGTGCGCTCCGTGGCGCTGGCGGGCGGGGTCGCGCTGCACGCGGTCAATGTCTTCATCGCCACCACCATTCTCCCCTCGGTCGTGCAGGACATCGGGGGGCTCGGCTATTACGCGTGGAATACGACGGTCTTCATCGTCGCGTCGGTGGTGGCCGCGGCCACCTCGGCCAAGCTTTTGCGCACGTTGGGGCCGCGCGGTGCGTATGCCGCGGCCGCGATCGTCTTCATGACGGGAACGACCCTCTGCGCGACGGCGACCGTCATGCCGATGATGCTCCTGGGGCGCGCCGTGCAAGGAACCGGTGGCGGCTTTCTCTTGTCGCTCTCGTACGTCATGATCCGCATCGTGTTCGAGGAGGCGCTCTGGCCACGGGCGGTGGCGCTCGTCTCGGGCATGTGGGGCGTCGCGACCTTGATCGGGCCGGCGGTCGGCGGCGTGTTCGCCCAAATGCACGCGTGGCGCTGGGCGTTTTGGTCGCTCTTGCCCGTGAGCGCGCTCTTCGCGTGCCTCGCCTGGTTCGTCATGCCCAGCCGACCCTCGGACGGCCCCAGCGCACCTTCGCCCGTGCCCTTGTTGCAATTGGTCTTGCTCGCCACCTCGGTGCTCGCGGTCTCGATTGGGAGCGTCGATCCCCGTCCGCTCTGGAACGCGGCCGGCCTCGTTGGCGCGGCGGTGCTCATGCTCGCCTTGATCCGAATCGAGTCGCGCGCGGAGGTGCGCCTTCTTCCGCGGGGCGCGCTGCGTGCGAGCACGCCGCTCGGTGCGAGCTACGCCACGATGGCATTGCTCACCGCCTTGATGAACTGCGATATCTTCGTGCCGTATTTCATTCAGAACCTCCACGGTCAGTCGCCGCTGGTAGCGGGCTATATCTCGGCGCTGCTCGCGGCGGGTTGGACCGTCGGCTCCGTCACCAGCTCGAGCTTCACGGGCGCTCGCGCCCGCGCCGTGGTCATCGCCGGACCCGTGCTCGCGACGGTCAGCATGGTGGCCCTTGCGGTGCTGATCCCCACGCCGAGCGGCGGATCGTGGACCGTCTTGTTCCCCATTTGCGCGGCGCTCGGGCTGGTCGGCCTCGGGATCGGCCTTGGCTGGCCGCATATTCTATCGAGCGTTCTTCGAAGCGCGCCCAAAGAGGATCAAGACGTGGCGGCGGCTTCCATCACGACCATCGAAATGTTTGCCACCGCGCTCGGTGCGGCCGTCGCGGGGATGGTCACCAACCTCGCCGGCTTCACCGATCCCGACGGCGAGAGCGGCGCGCGCCACGCGGGCATCGCGCTCTTCATCACCCTTGGCGCCGCCCCTTTGCTCGCGGTCGCCACGGCCGTTCGCGTGGGGCGGACGTCGATGATTCCGTCCGCCTCATCGCCAAGTCACTAG
- a CDS encoding transcriptional regulator: MPARAPKKNLPALRGAGERVLLRLKTRGAARAADISLALGISAEAVRQSLVKLEEEGLVTVTTEPPQGVGRPTQRWSLTAAGHERFPNAHAELTVQLLDSVRTVLGKGALDRLIDARESQMRATYEQALAGAADLNERVARLVELRAREGYMAEYWREDDSFLLVENHCPICVAATVCQGLCRSELHTFRAVLEADVQRVEHIVDGARRCAYRITPGAARSRKIRKKG; this comes from the coding sequence ATGCCCGCCCGAGCCCCGAAGAAGAACCTCCCCGCCCTCCGAGGCGCGGGCGAACGGGTGCTCCTTCGACTCAAAACGCGGGGGGCCGCGCGAGCCGCGGACATCAGCCTCGCGCTCGGCATCAGCGCGGAGGCGGTGCGCCAGTCGCTCGTCAAGCTCGAAGAAGAGGGGCTGGTCACCGTGACCACCGAGCCGCCGCAAGGCGTGGGGCGTCCGACGCAACGATGGTCGCTCACCGCGGCCGGACACGAGCGATTCCCCAACGCCCACGCCGAGCTCACCGTGCAGCTCCTCGACTCCGTTCGCACGGTGCTCGGCAAAGGCGCGCTCGATCGCCTGATCGACGCGCGCGAAAGCCAGATGCGCGCGACGTACGAGCAAGCGTTGGCCGGCGCGGCCGATTTGAACGAGCGCGTCGCGCGCCTCGTCGAGCTGCGCGCGCGCGAGGGCTACATGGCCGAGTACTGGCGCGAGGACGACAGCTTTCTCCTGGTCGAAAACCACTGCCCGATTTGCGTGGCCGCCACCGTGTGCCAGGGGCTCTGCCGCTCGGAGCTGCACACCTTTCGCGCCGTGCTCGAAGCGGATGTGCAGCGCGTCGAGCACATCGTCGATGGCGCGCGGCGGTGCGCGTACCGAATCACGCCCGGCGCCGCGCGCTCACGCAAGATCCGTAAAAAGGGCTAG
- a CDS encoding formylglycine-generating enzyme family protein: MAAAIASASCQRAPPQGDLAPPSRDARDPAGTSLDIAAPDRSRTSADASAPEDASASDASGADASGAAEAPGLAPSDPMSSHKETKAELLALIDLGAPGDLGDGAPSAASAASAPRSAREKSQRARAERFLEKVLGTGGPHRMNQGNKAIASHLVTREKCLEGLRGITLQTAEQRATCGAENMVPVWSKGKAPAFCIDIFEFPNKACELPLVWTPPSEAKQVCAQQGKRLCSDLEWNTACRGDPEGGADLRYAYGSQLDLAICNTAKGHIRTCIARDAESAWKTCATETEPSGSYPRCRSRFGVFDQHGNVAEIMTRRQGDDIVTQLKGSAWFYDELAKEPNAPAPDTTPNKKGAYPDHCNFDPRWHVEPLDRAHHTNYHLGFRCCKSIP; the protein is encoded by the coding sequence ATGGCTGCGGCCATCGCCAGCGCATCGTGCCAACGCGCGCCCCCACAAGGCGATCTCGCCCCGCCGTCCCGCGATGCGCGCGATCCCGCGGGTACGAGCCTCGACATCGCCGCGCCCGATCGGTCGCGCACCTCGGCCGATGCATCCGCGCCCGAGGATGCCAGCGCGTCCGATGCGTCAGGTGCCGATGCTTCGGGCGCGGCCGAGGCGCCGGGGCTTGCGCCCTCGGATCCCATGTCGAGCCACAAGGAGACGAAGGCCGAGCTCTTGGCGCTCATCGATCTCGGCGCGCCCGGCGATCTCGGAGACGGCGCCCCGAGCGCCGCGAGCGCCGCGAGTGCTCCGCGCTCGGCGCGCGAAAAGAGCCAGCGCGCCCGCGCCGAGCGCTTCCTCGAGAAGGTCCTCGGCACCGGGGGGCCCCATCGGATGAACCAGGGGAACAAGGCCATCGCGAGCCACCTCGTCACCCGGGAAAAGTGCCTCGAGGGGCTCCGCGGCATCACCCTTCAAACCGCCGAGCAGCGCGCCACGTGCGGCGCCGAAAACATGGTCCCCGTGTGGAGCAAAGGAAAGGCGCCCGCGTTCTGCATCGATATCTTCGAGTTCCCCAACAAGGCCTGCGAGCTCCCGTTGGTCTGGACGCCGCCATCCGAGGCCAAGCAGGTTTGCGCCCAGCAAGGCAAGCGCCTCTGCTCGGACCTCGAGTGGAACACGGCCTGCCGCGGCGATCCCGAAGGCGGCGCCGATCTCCGCTACGCCTACGGGTCGCAGCTCGATCTCGCGATCTGCAACACCGCCAAAGGCCATATCCGAACCTGCATCGCGCGCGACGCCGAATCCGCCTGGAAGACATGCGCCACGGAGACCGAGCCCTCCGGCTCGTATCCGCGCTGCCGCTCACGCTTCGGCGTCTTCGATCAACACGGCAATGTCGCCGAGATCATGACCCGCCGGCAGGGCGACGACATCGTCACCCAGCTCAAAGGCAGCGCATGGTTCTACGACGAGCTCGCGAAAGAGCCAAACGCGCCGGCCCCCGACACCACGCCGAACAAGAAAGGCGCCTATCCGGATCATTGCAACTTCGACCCACGCTGGCACGTGGAGCCGCTCGATCGGGCGCACCATACGAACTATCATCTCGGATTTCGGTGCTGTAAGAGTATTCCGTAG
- a CDS encoding NAD(P)-binding domain-containing protein, whose protein sequence is MKSRIAVLGAGVMGSALVRAFLERGYPTSIWNRTKAKAEALAAAGAKVADTVDQAVADADIVVVNVSDYATSERLLHPDNVAKSLRGKLIVQVASGSTREARDLAAWAEQHGIAYLDGAIMATPNFVGTPECVILYSGGTNALFESNNAALSSLGTAVYVSTDPGHASALDSALLLVMWGSLFGTLQGLALVQAEKLPLQAYLDHIKPFANLVPAWAADVVERVRDQNFASPIAPINSHATAVVALLASNKERGVSNELPEVFHRLLQRSIQAGHGADDFAILNRFLR, encoded by the coding sequence ATGAAATCTCGAATTGCAGTTCTTGGGGCAGGGGTCATGGGTTCGGCGCTCGTGCGGGCGTTTCTCGAGCGCGGCTACCCGACCAGCATTTGGAATCGCACCAAGGCCAAGGCCGAGGCCCTCGCGGCCGCAGGCGCCAAGGTCGCGGACACGGTGGACCAAGCCGTGGCCGACGCCGACATCGTGGTCGTCAATGTCAGCGACTACGCCACGAGCGAGCGCCTGCTCCATCCGGACAACGTCGCAAAGTCCTTGCGCGGCAAATTGATCGTGCAAGTTGCCTCGGGCTCGACCCGTGAGGCGCGCGATCTCGCGGCGTGGGCGGAGCAGCACGGCATCGCGTACCTCGACGGCGCCATCATGGCGACTCCGAACTTCGTCGGAACGCCCGAGTGCGTCATCCTCTATTCGGGCGGCACCAACGCGCTCTTCGAATCGAACAACGCCGCCCTCTCCTCCCTCGGCACCGCCGTTTACGTCAGCACCGATCCGGGCCATGCCTCGGCGCTCGACAGCGCGCTGCTCCTGGTCATGTGGGGCTCCCTCTTCGGGACCCTCCAAGGTCTGGCCCTCGTCCAGGCGGAGAAGCTCCCCCTCCAGGCCTACCTCGATCACATCAAGCCGTTCGCAAACCTCGTCCCCGCGTGGGCCGCCGACGTCGTCGAACGGGTCCGCGACCAAAACTTCGCCTCCCCCATCGCGCCCATCAACTCGCACGCTACCGCCGTCGTAGCGCTCCTCGCTTCGAACAAGGAGCGCGGCGTTTCGAACGAGCTGCCGGAGGTCTTCCACCGGCTCTTGCAGAGATCCATCCAAGCCGGCCACGGCGCGGACGACTTTGCGATTTTGAATCGGTTTCTTCGTTGA